In a genomic window of Lepisosteus oculatus isolate fLepOcu1 chromosome 3, fLepOcu1.hap2, whole genome shotgun sequence:
- the isca1 gene encoding iron-sulfur cluster assembly 1 homolog, mitochondrial, with product MSASIVRATVRAVSKRKLLPTRAALTLTPAAVNKIKQLLQNKPDYVGLRVGVRTRGCNGLSYTLDYTKEKGKADEEVLQDGVRVFIEKKAQLTLLGTEMDYVEDKLSSEFVFNNPNIKGTCGCGESFSI from the exons atgtCCGCCTCCATAGTAAGGGCTACAGTGAGAGCTGTCAGCAAAAGGAAATTGCTCCCCACAAGGGCTGCATTAACTCTG ACTCCTGCTGctgttaacaaaataaaacaacttcTTCAGAATAAGCCCGACTAT GTTGGGCTAAGAGTAGGTGTACGAACTCGAGGATGTAATGGACTTTCATATACGTTGGATTACACAAAGGAAAAGGGAAAAGCAGATGAAGAAGTACTTCAGGATG GCGTTAGGGTTTTCATTGAGAAAAAGGCCCAGCTTACTCTTCTAGGAACAGAAATGGACTATGTTGAAGACAAATTGTCAAGcgagtttgtttttaataaccCAAATATCAAAGGCACCTGTGGATGTGGGGAGAGcttcagcatttga